A genomic region of Sander lucioperca isolate FBNREF2018 chromosome 6, SLUC_FBN_1.2, whole genome shotgun sequence contains the following coding sequences:
- the si:ch211-159e12.5 gene encoding NAC-alpha domain-containing protein 1 isoform X2, which produces MSSKDNNLKTAIKQICVSEQQMEFWPENQGQSPLYSKFGTVPGRNCTHNYHDRHQVPHYPLYYGEQQDQGRESSYWTVPGSRTGGAPQEYTNWMDQELTAPTSSHFPFILDRHVQQHQDLGDYQPHEARDREWIAAQRAAREYDRGFLREAWQRRWEPCGPVRYSRDVSAKRSDSSYRELEAWAARYSHSLPRRRRIEAELRGASKGLLESSRAPERDSRSGTDPRVVALQQVRQSANIRESGLWDRGGRQQGPTYYSSQTPATDTSHMLDIKEKTGYQRRMFSQPPGYIAPPPYDSSHKGSPVLHHCDTSWEQEGKRQAYWSQPTPRKHDVSVDLQDHKKGEKEELTKSDGIQRSFPEHRRQESDALHASSPFSIQETHLQYEGMLSLQQPQVLQAVENKKTNEEPSSKVIEGRKFRLNRKTGGMTIFCLVSRIAGTTETPSLPLCTSQTNIQNTELGGVSKGLRDSIGSNQTHKLVDEVDGREPTPTEQSNTSDARNVKAKQKETPTCVESEMLEDNILNKAETDGVVPEKLNTNYADSTCGRQVAESVQPVSVKYPLWREPSITSRAETKSSSKCLKANSEERESDGVHKQEDLSKVNPIDVEVRRLDNETDTDSEDSKVLLVIDTTCVVVKMERIPSPKKEHVHYLHTEHSPLDIQSTVSPECVQSDQNSESNPFQINGRSETKLHSDLIEKKAPEGESKISSFCMSSSSVSERETLEERAERILGIPLDDCITKQQPEDAALLLDSCVEDQEVEPSPVKDNNADDAVEQIPEDTKEEEQSQNQLEVGQTEEAVCLQENDDSKDQATNEGAEDFAGLQVQVSNLSEENDSQLETDIKPSPEIEMTKDPLLKPASEEGTTEQEENHPIENDTSSHHPCKCLSPPSNLSYSSSLSPSPDCEEPNPTLSLMLSSSDLTPLMHISESNIEEGPDPELTALNSAENLALHPETSSLPYTPSPLPPRSNDFSPSSIPHTDHFPSLSPLDLIDQTADAVFSVEDQVKEDDTSQLINNEISDPFEDLAKDMTEELLLQQQFESGQPDDDSCVNESNVTDEQQTEEADKDPTGHTMEQILKISKENAIEVDILQQQLERVLAEDVTSVKESHMTEEQLPKEVDDPTGLLEQTISQQYVTDSQTQTEVNILQQQFDNSQEEVAFLKESDMTEEQSQKEADEEPTGLMEQTLSTENATDSQTQIQINILQDIEPQTKPSNSSPPSTSEESCMTEEQSQKEADEEPTGLMEQTLSTENPTDSQTQIQINILQDIEPQTEPSNSSPPSTSESTSEESDMTEEQSQKEADEEPTGLMEQTLSTENPTDSQTQIQINILQDIEPQTEPSNSSPPSTSESTSEESDMTEEQSQKEADEEPTGLMEQTLSTENPTDSQTQIQINILQDIEPQTEPSNSSPPSTSESTSEESDMTEEQSQKEADEEPTGLMEQTLSTENPTDSQTQIQINILQDIEPQTEPSNSSPPSTSESDCEVSQSPDVLSPSKLSSRRHTSNESDAEFVTLLEMDSVCPPALNPDSAPAAGIPETVPPPLHLDSCEESLQFSYPFCMDSPTELPSSSSSGSVDHDLTLKEEPQYPKSLWDAVNRIRKHTAPDSENEEEEVSELWDPESVVEDLDVIVGMPSERIVFDGAGQQEVSAEGSVGDVEVGQIQADPCHEEPLHAEEDTLSCSSTCSQGSGDTVIVADEDEVEESPPDAGTESKAEGERCFSAKVKDETAAKEEGDNDGDESVTNMSSQREECLVEVANITMQAVEMTETEQEEKEEVVSVPSEVSDEGMIESMSLK; this is translated from the exons ATGAGCAGCAAGGACAATAATCTGAAAACAGCAATTAAA CAGATCTGTGTATCAGAGCAACAGATGGAGTTCTGGCCCGAGAATCAGGGGCAGTCCCCTCTATACTCCAAATTTGGTACTGTTCCTGGGCGAAATTGTACACATAA CTACCATGACAGACATCAGGTACCCCATTATCCACTGTACTATGGTGAGCAGCAGGATCAAGGCAGGGAGTCCAGTTACTGGACTGTACCAGGATCAAGAACAGGAGGGGCACCACAGGAGTACACCAACTGGATGGACCAAGAGCTGACTGCCCCTACTTCTTCTCACTTCCCTTTTATTCTAGACCGTCACGTTCAGCAGCACCAGGACCTGGGAGACTATCAGCCGCATGaagccagagacagagagtggaTAGCAGCTCAGCGAGCAGCGAGGGAATACGACAGAGGATTTCTGAGGGAGGCATGGCAGAGGAGGTGGGAGCCCTGTGGTCCTGTTCGCTACAGCAGGGACGTTTCTGCTAAGAGGAGCGACAGCAGCTATCGAGAGCTGGAGGCTTGGGCAGCTCGATACAGCCATTCACTTCCAAGGAGGAGACGTATAGAGGCAGAGTTGAGGGGAGCTTCTAAGGGGCTGTTGGAGAGCAGCAGGGCTCCAGAGAGGGACAGCAGGAGTGGGACAGATCCTCGAGTGGTAGCACTGCAACAAGTCAGACAATCCGCAAACATCAGAGAATCAGGACTGTGGGATAGAGGGGGCAGACAGCAAGGGCCAACCTATTATTCATCACAAACTCCTGCCACAGACACAAGCCACATGTTGGACATCAAAGAAAAGACCGGCTACCAACGGAGGATGTTCAGCCAACCTCCTGGCTATATTGCTCCTCCTCCCTATGACAGCTCACACAAAGGTTCACCTGTATTGCATCACTGTGACACCAGTTGGGAGCAAGAAGGTAAGAGACAAGCCTACTGGTCTCAGCCCACACCCAGAAAGCACGATGTCTCTGTAGATCTGCAGGATCACaaaaaaggagagaaggaggagctTACAAAATCAGATGGGATTCAAAGAAGCTTCCCAGAGCACAGACGACAGGAATCAGATGCTTTACATGCAAGCAGTCCTTTTAGTATCCAGGAAACACACCTACAGTATGAGGGTATGTTGTCTCTTCAACAACCACAAGTGTTACAAGCAGTTgagaataaaaagacaaatgAGGAACCATCCTCAAAAGTCATTGAAGGAAGGAAGTTCAggttaaacagaaagacagGTGGGATGACCATATTCTGCTTGGTGTCTCGCATAGCAGGCACCACAGAAACCCCATCTTTGCCACTTTGTACCTCGCAAACAAACATTCAAAACACAGAATTAGGAGGCGTTTCTAAAGGTCTAAGGGACAGTATTGGCAGTaatcaaacacacaaacttGTAGATGAAGTAGACGGCAGAGAGCCAACACCCACAGAGCAGTCAAATACTTCTGATGCGAGAAATGTCAAAGCCAAACAGAAGGAGACACCAACCTGCGTAGAAAGTGAGATGCTTGAGGATAATATATTGAACAAAGCAGAGACAGATGGTGTCGTCCCagaaaaattaaatacaaattatGCTGATTCTACATGTGGGAGACAAGTTGCTGAGTCAGTGCAACCTGTGTCAGTTAAATACCCTTTGTGGAGGGAGCCTAGTATCACAAGCAGGGCTGAAACTAAGAGTTCATCCAAATGTTTGAAAGCAAACAGTGAGGAAAGAGAATCAGATGGTGTGCACAAGCAAGAGGACTTGAGTAAAGTTAATCCAATTGATGTTGAAGTAAGGAGACTGGACAAcgagacagacacagactctGAAGACAGTAAGGTTCTACTGGTTATCGACACAACCTGTGTTGTTGTTAAAATGGAGCGGATTCCATCACCCAAGAAAGAGCATGTTCACTATTTACACACCGAACACAGTCCACTTGATATTCAATCAACCGTCTCTCCTGAATGTGTCCAAT CTGACCAAAACTCAGAAAGCAACCCCTTCCAAATTAATGGAAGGTCTGAAACCAAACTACACTCAGATCTCATAGAGAAAAAAGCACCTGAGGGAGAAAGTAAAATCTCTTCCTTCTGCATGTCCTCATCTTCAGTTTCTGAAAGGGAAACGTTGGAGGAGCGCGCTGAAAGGATCCTAGGAATCCCTCTAGATGACTGCATTACTAAGCAGCAACCTGAAGATGCAGCGTTGCTTCTTGACTCGTGTGTGGAGGACCAGGAGGTTGAACCATCTCCAGTTAAAGATAACAACGCTGATGATGCAGTTGAACAAATCCCAGAGGACACAAAAGAAGAGGAACAGTCACAGAACCAGTTAGAGGTTGGCCAAACTGAGGAGGCTGTGTGTTTGCAAGAGAATGATGATTCCAAAGATCAGGCGACAAATGAAGGTGCTGAGGATTTTGCAGGACTTCAGGTTCAGgtgtctaatctgtctgaaGAGAATGACTCCCAACTCGAAACTGACATCAAACCTTCACCTGAAATTGAAATGACTAAGGATCCTCTGCTTAAACCCGCTAGTGAAGAGGGTACAACTGAGCAGGAAGAAAATCATCCTATTGAAAATGATACTTCCTCTCACCATCCCTGTAAGTGTCTCAGTCCACCCAGCAACCTCTCTTATTCTTCTTCGCTTTCACCCTCCCCAGACTGTGAAGAGCCGAACCCTACTCTTTCTCTTATGCTCTCATCCTCTGATCTTACCCCTCTCATGCATATTTCAGAATCAAACATAGAGGAAGGTCCTGATCCTGAGTTGACTGCCCTCAATTCCGCAGAAAACCTAGCTCTTCACCCTGAAACCTCATCTCTGCCTTACACCCCATCACCTCTTCCTCCTAGATCTAATGACTTTTCCCCAAGCTCCATTCCCCATACAGACCATTTCCCAAGCCTGTCTCCTCTTGATTTAATAGATCAAACTGCAGACGCTGTATTCAGTGTTGAGGACCAGGTAAAAGAGGATGACACATCACAGCTAATAAACAATGAGATCAGTGACCCCTTTGAGGACCTTGCCAAAGATATGACAGAGGAGCTGTTATTACAGCAACAATTTGAAAGTGGCCAACCAGATGATGATTCTTGTGTGAATGAGAGCAATGTCACTGATGAGCAACAAACAGAAGAAGCCGATAAGGATCCTACAGGCCATACTATGGAACAGATTCTTAAAATATCCAAAGAAAATGCCATAGAGGTTGATATTCTGCAGCAACAACTTGAACGTGTCCTAGCAGAGGATGTTACTAGTGTTAAAGAGAGTCATATGACTGAAGAGCAGCTACCAAAAGAAGTCGATGATCCTACAGGTCTTTTGGAACAGACAATATCCCAACAATACGTGACTGACAGTCAAACTCAAACAGAGGTCAACATTTTGCAGCAACAATTTGATAATAGCCAAGAAGAGGTTGCTTTTCTAAAAGAGAGTGATATGACTGAGGAGCAATCACAAAAAGAAGCTGATGAGGAGCCTACAGGTCTTATGGAACAGACACTATCCACAGAAAACGCTACAGACTCTCAAACTCAAATACAGATCAACATTTTGCAGGACATTGAACCACAGACTAAGCCCTCTAACTCTTCTCCTCCCTCAACTTCAGAAGAGAGTTGTATGACTGAGGAGCAATCACAAAAAGAAGCTGATGAGGAGCCTACAGGTCTTATGGAACAGACACTATCCACAGAAAACCCTACAGACTCTCAAACTCAAATACAGATCAACATTTTGCAGGACATTGAACCACAGACTGAGCCCTCTAACTCTTCTCCTCCCTCAACTTCAGAATCAACTTCAGAAGAGAGTGATATGACTGAGGAGCAATCACAAAAAGAAGCTGATGAGGAGCCTACAGGTCTTATGGAACAGACACTATCCACAGAAAACCCTACAGACTCTCAAACTCAAATACAGATCAACATTTTGCAGGACATTGAACCACAGACTGAGCCCTCTAACTCTTCTCCTCCCTCAACTTCAGAATCAACTTCAGAAGAGAGTGATATGACTGAGGAGCAATCACAAAAAGAAGCTGATGAGGAGCCTACAGGTCTTATGGAACAGACACTATCCACAGAAAACCCTACAGACTCTCAAACTCAAATACAGATCAACATTTTGCAGGACATTGAACCACAGACTGAGCCCTCTAACTCTTCTCCTCCCTCAACTTCAGAATCAACTTCAGAAGAGAGTGATATGACTGAGGAGCAATCACAAAAAGAAGCTGATGAGGAGCCTACAGGTCTTATGGAACAGACACTATCCACAGAAAACCCTACAGACTCTCAAACTCAAATACAGATCAACATTTTGCAGGACATTGAACCACAGACTGAGCCCTCTAACTCTTCTCCTCCCTCAACTTCAGAGTCAGACTGCGAGGTGTCTCAATCACCAGATGTGCTCTCACCCTCCAAGCTTTCTTCTCGGCGACACACATCAAACGAGTCAGATGCAGAGTTCGTCACTCTTTTGGAAATGGACTCAGTCTGTCCCCCAGCTCTAAATCCTGATTCTGCTCCAGCTGCTGGCATCCCAGAAACTGTcccccctcctcttcatctGGACTCTTGTGAAGAATCCCTTCAGTTCTCATATCCCTTTTGCATGGATTCACCCACAGAGCTGCCTTCCAGCTCTTCAAGTGGAAGTGTTGACCATGACTTAACCCTCAAAGAAGAGCCCCAGTATCCCAAGTCCCTGTGGGATGCAGTTAATCGCATTAGGAAACATACAGCGCCTGACTCTGagaatgaggaggaggaagtgagtGAGCTGTGGGATCCAGAGAGTGTAGTGGAGGACTTGGATGTGATAGTGGGCATGCCTTCTGAGAGGATAGTTTTTGATGGAGCAGGGCAACAGGAAGTTTCAGCAGAAGGAAGTGTTGGGGATGTAGAGGTGGGACAAATCCAGGCGGATCCGTGCCACGAAGAGCCTTTACATGCTGAAGAAGACACACTGTCATGCAGCAGCACCTGCAGCCAAGGCTCTGGGGACACCGTTATTGTAGCAGATGAGGACGAGGTCGAGGAATCGCCACCTGATGCCGGGACGGAGAGCAAGGCTGAGGGGGAGCGATGTTTCTCTGCTAAAGTAAAAGATGAGAC
- the si:ch211-159e12.5 gene encoding NAC-alpha domain-containing protein 1 isoform X3, which yields MSSKDNNLKTAIKQICVSEQQMEFWPENQGQSPLYSKFGTVPGRNCTHNYHDRHQVPHYPLYYGEQQDQGRESSYWTVPGSRTGGAPQEYTNWMDQELTAPTSSHFPFILDRHVQQHQDLGDYQPHEARDREWIAAQRAAREYDRGFLREAWQRRWEPCGPVRYSRDVSAKRSDSSYRELEAWAARYSHSLPRRRRIEAELRGASKGLLESSRAPERDSRSGTDPRVVALQQVRQSANIRESGLWDRGGRQQGPTYYSSQTPATDTSHMLDIKEKTGYQRRMFSQPPGYIAPPPYDSSHKGSPVLHHCDTSWEQEGKRQAYWSQPTPRKHDVSVDLQDHKKGEKEELTKSDGIQRSFPEHRRQESDALHASSPFSIQETHLQYEGMLSLQQPQVLQAVENKKTNEEPSSKVIEGRKFRLNRKTGGMTIFCLVSRIAGTTETPSLPLCTSQTNIQNTELGGVSKGLRDSIGSNQTHKLVDEVDGREPTPTEQSNTSDARNVKAKQKETPTCVESEMLEDNILNKAETDGVVPEKLNTNYADSTCGRQVAESVQPVSVKYPLWREPSITSRAETKSSSKCLKANSEERESDGVHKQEDLSKVNPIDVEVRRLDNETDTDSEDSKVLLVIDTTCVVVKMERIPSPKKEHVHYLHTEHSPLDIQSTVSPECVQSNSQLNQDATTDQNSESNPFQINGRSETKLHSDLIEKKAPEGESKISSFCMSSSSVSERETLEERAERILGIPLDDCITKQQPEDAALLLDSCVEDQEVEPSPVKDNNADDAVEQIPEDTKEEEQSQNQLEVGQTEEAVCLQENDDSKDQATNEGAEDFAGLQVQVSNLSEENDSQLETDIKPSPEIEMTKDPLLKPASEEGTTEQEENHPIENDTSSHHPCKCLSPPSNLSYSSSLSPSPDCEEPNPTLSLMLSSSDLTPLMHISESNIEEGPDPELTALNSAENLALHPETSSLPYTPSPLPPRSNDFSPSSIPHTDHFPSLSPLDLIDQTADAVFSVEDQVKEDDTSQLINNEISDPFEDLAKDMTEELLLQQQFESGQPDDDSCVNESNVTDEQQTEEADKDPTGHTMEQILKISKENAIEVDILQQQLERVLAEDVTSVKESHMTEEQLPKEVDDPTGLLEQTISQQYVTDSQTQTEVNILQQQFDNEEQSQKEADEEPTGLMEQTLSTENATDSQTQIQINILQDIEPQTKPSNSSPPSTSEESCMTEEQSQKEADEEPTGLMEQTLSTENPTDSQTQIQINILQDIEPQTEPSNSSPPSTSESTSEESDMTEEQSQKEADEEPTGLMEQTLSTENPTDSQTQIQINILQDIEPQTEPSNSSPPSTSESTSEESDMTEEQSQKEADEEPTGLMEQTLSTENPTDSQTQIQINILQDIEPQTEPSNSSPPSTSESTSEESDMTEEQSQKEADEEPTGLMEQTLSTENPTDSQTQIQINILQDIEPQTEPSNSSPPSTSESDCEVSQSPDVLSPSKLSSRRHTSNESDAEFVTLLEMDSVCPPALNPDSAPAAGIPETVPPPLHLDSCEESLQFSYPFCMDSPTELPSSSSSGSVDHDLTLKEEPQYPKSLWDAVNRIRKHTAPDSENEEEEVSELWDPESVVEDLDVIVGMPSERIVFDGAGQQEVSAEGSVGDVEVGQIQADPCHEEPLHAEEDTLSCSSTCSQGSGDTVIVADEDEVEESPPDAGTESKAEGERCFSAKVKDETAAKEEGDNDGDESVTNMSSQREECLVEVANITMQAVEMTETEQEEKEEVVSVPSEVSDEGMIESMSLK from the exons ATGAGCAGCAAGGACAATAATCTGAAAACAGCAATTAAA CAGATCTGTGTATCAGAGCAACAGATGGAGTTCTGGCCCGAGAATCAGGGGCAGTCCCCTCTATACTCCAAATTTGGTACTGTTCCTGGGCGAAATTGTACACATAA CTACCATGACAGACATCAGGTACCCCATTATCCACTGTACTATGGTGAGCAGCAGGATCAAGGCAGGGAGTCCAGTTACTGGACTGTACCAGGATCAAGAACAGGAGGGGCACCACAGGAGTACACCAACTGGATGGACCAAGAGCTGACTGCCCCTACTTCTTCTCACTTCCCTTTTATTCTAGACCGTCACGTTCAGCAGCACCAGGACCTGGGAGACTATCAGCCGCATGaagccagagacagagagtggaTAGCAGCTCAGCGAGCAGCGAGGGAATACGACAGAGGATTTCTGAGGGAGGCATGGCAGAGGAGGTGGGAGCCCTGTGGTCCTGTTCGCTACAGCAGGGACGTTTCTGCTAAGAGGAGCGACAGCAGCTATCGAGAGCTGGAGGCTTGGGCAGCTCGATACAGCCATTCACTTCCAAGGAGGAGACGTATAGAGGCAGAGTTGAGGGGAGCTTCTAAGGGGCTGTTGGAGAGCAGCAGGGCTCCAGAGAGGGACAGCAGGAGTGGGACAGATCCTCGAGTGGTAGCACTGCAACAAGTCAGACAATCCGCAAACATCAGAGAATCAGGACTGTGGGATAGAGGGGGCAGACAGCAAGGGCCAACCTATTATTCATCACAAACTCCTGCCACAGACACAAGCCACATGTTGGACATCAAAGAAAAGACCGGCTACCAACGGAGGATGTTCAGCCAACCTCCTGGCTATATTGCTCCTCCTCCCTATGACAGCTCACACAAAGGTTCACCTGTATTGCATCACTGTGACACCAGTTGGGAGCAAGAAGGTAAGAGACAAGCCTACTGGTCTCAGCCCACACCCAGAAAGCACGATGTCTCTGTAGATCTGCAGGATCACaaaaaaggagagaaggaggagctTACAAAATCAGATGGGATTCAAAGAAGCTTCCCAGAGCACAGACGACAGGAATCAGATGCTTTACATGCAAGCAGTCCTTTTAGTATCCAGGAAACACACCTACAGTATGAGGGTATGTTGTCTCTTCAACAACCACAAGTGTTACAAGCAGTTgagaataaaaagacaaatgAGGAACCATCCTCAAAAGTCATTGAAGGAAGGAAGTTCAggttaaacagaaagacagGTGGGATGACCATATTCTGCTTGGTGTCTCGCATAGCAGGCACCACAGAAACCCCATCTTTGCCACTTTGTACCTCGCAAACAAACATTCAAAACACAGAATTAGGAGGCGTTTCTAAAGGTCTAAGGGACAGTATTGGCAGTaatcaaacacacaaacttGTAGATGAAGTAGACGGCAGAGAGCCAACACCCACAGAGCAGTCAAATACTTCTGATGCGAGAAATGTCAAAGCCAAACAGAAGGAGACACCAACCTGCGTAGAAAGTGAGATGCTTGAGGATAATATATTGAACAAAGCAGAGACAGATGGTGTCGTCCCagaaaaattaaatacaaattatGCTGATTCTACATGTGGGAGACAAGTTGCTGAGTCAGTGCAACCTGTGTCAGTTAAATACCCTTTGTGGAGGGAGCCTAGTATCACAAGCAGGGCTGAAACTAAGAGTTCATCCAAATGTTTGAAAGCAAACAGTGAGGAAAGAGAATCAGATGGTGTGCACAAGCAAGAGGACTTGAGTAAAGTTAATCCAATTGATGTTGAAGTAAGGAGACTGGACAAcgagacagacacagactctGAAGACAGTAAGGTTCTACTGGTTATCGACACAACCTGTGTTGTTGTTAAAATGGAGCGGATTCCATCACCCAAGAAAGAGCATGTTCACTATTTACACACCGAACACAGTCCACTTGATATTCAATCAACCGTCTCTCCTGAATGTGTCCAATCAAACAGTCAGCTGAATCAGGATGCGACAACTGACCAAAACTCAGAAAGCAACCCCTTCCAAATTAATGGAAGGTCTGAAACCAAACTACACTCAGATCTCATAGAGAAAAAAGCACCTGAGGGAGAAAGTAAAATCTCTTCCTTCTGCATGTCCTCATCTTCAGTTTCTGAAAGGGAAACGTTGGAGGAGCGCGCTGAAAGGATCCTAGGAATCCCTCTAGATGACTGCATTACTAAGCAGCAACCTGAAGATGCAGCGTTGCTTCTTGACTCGTGTGTGGAGGACCAGGAGGTTGAACCATCTCCAGTTAAAGATAACAACGCTGATGATGCAGTTGAACAAATCCCAGAGGACACAAAAGAAGAGGAACAGTCACAGAACCAGTTAGAGGTTGGCCAAACTGAGGAGGCTGTGTGTTTGCAAGAGAATGATGATTCCAAAGATCAGGCGACAAATGAAGGTGCTGAGGATTTTGCAGGACTTCAGGTTCAGgtgtctaatctgtctgaaGAGAATGACTCCCAACTCGAAACTGACATCAAACCTTCACCTGAAATTGAAATGACTAAGGATCCTCTGCTTAAACCCGCTAGTGAAGAGGGTACAACTGAGCAGGAAGAAAATCATCCTATTGAAAATGATACTTCCTCTCACCATCCCTGTAAGTGTCTCAGTCCACCCAGCAACCTCTCTTATTCTTCTTCGCTTTCACCCTCCCCAGACTGTGAAGAGCCGAACCCTACTCTTTCTCTTATGCTCTCATCCTCTGATCTTACCCCTCTCATGCATATTTCAGAATCAAACATAGAGGAAGGTCCTGATCCTGAGTTGACTGCCCTCAATTCCGCAGAAAACCTAGCTCTTCACCCTGAAACCTCATCTCTGCCTTACACCCCATCACCTCTTCCTCCTAGATCTAATGACTTTTCCCCAAGCTCCATTCCCCATACAGACCATTTCCCAAGCCTGTCTCCTCTTGATTTAATAGATCAAACTGCAGACGCTGTATTCAGTGTTGAGGACCAGGTAAAAGAGGATGACACATCACAGCTAATAAACAATGAGATCAGTGACCCCTTTGAGGACCTTGCCAAAGATATGACAGAGGAGCTGTTATTACAGCAACAATTTGAAAGTGGCCAACCAGATGATGATTCTTGTGTGAATGAGAGCAATGTCACTGATGAGCAACAAACAGAAGAAGCCGATAAGGATCCTACAGGCCATACTATGGAACAGATTCTTAAAATATCCAAAGAAAATGCCATAGAGGTTGATATTCTGCAGCAACAACTTGAACGTGTCCTAGCAGAGGATGTTACTAGTGTTAAAGAGAGTCATATGACTGAAGAGCAGCTACCAAAAGAAGTCGATGATCCTACAGGTCTTTTGGAACAGACAATATCCCAACAATACGTGACTGACAGTCAAACTCAAACAGAGGTCAACATTTTGCAGCAACAATTTGATAA TGAGGAGCAATCACAAAAAGAAGCTGATGAGGAGCCTACAGGTCTTATGGAACAGACACTATCCACAGAAAACGCTACAGACTCTCAAACTCAAATACAGATCAACATTTTGCAGGACATTGAACCACAGACTAAGCCCTCTAACTCTTCTCCTCCCTCAACTTCAGAAGAGAGTTGTATGACTGAGGAGCAATCACAAAAAGAAGCTGATGAGGAGCCTACAGGTCTTATGGAACAGACACTATCCACAGAAAACCCTACAGACTCTCAAACTCAAATACAGATCAACATTTTGCAGGACATTGAACCACAGACTGAGCCCTCTAACTCTTCTCCTCCCTCAACTTCAGAATCAACTTCAGAAGAGAGTGATATGACTGAGGAGCAATCACAAAAAGAAGCTGATGAGGAGCCTACAGGTCTTATGGAACAGACACTATCCACAGAAAACCCTACAGACTCTCAAACTCAAATACAGATCAACATTTTGCAGGACATTGAACCACAGACTGAGCCCTCTAACTCTTCTCCTCCCTCAACTTCAGAATCAACTTCAGAAGAGAGTGATATGACTGAGGAGCAATCACAAAAAGAAGCTGATGAGGAGCCTACAGGTCTTATGGAACAGACACTATCCACAGAAAACCCTACAGACTCTCAAACTCAAATACAGATCAACATTTTGCAGGACATTGAACCACAGACTGAGCCCTCTAACTCTTCTCCTCCCTCAACTTCAGAATCAACTTCAGAAGAGAGTGATATGACTGAGGAGCAATCACAAAAAGAAGCTGATGAGGAGCCTACAGGTCTTATGGAACAGACACTATCCACAGAAAACCCTACAGACTCTCAAACTCAAATACAGATCAACATTTTGCAGGACATTGAACCACAGACTGAGCCCTCTAACTCTTCTCCTCCCTCAACTTCAGAGTCAGACTGCGAGGTGTCTCAATCACCAGATGTGCTCTCACCCTCCAAGCTTTCTTCTCGGCGACACACATCAAACGAGTCAGATGCAGAGTTCGTCACTCTTTTGGAAATGGACTCAGTCTGTCCCCCAGCTCTAAATCCTGATTCTGCTCCAGCTGCTGGCATCCCAGAAACTGTcccccctcctcttcatctGGACTCTTGTGAAGAATCCCTTCAGTTCTCATATCCCTTTTGCATGGATTCACCCACAGAGCTGCCTTCCAGCTCTTCAAGTGGAAGTGTTGACCATGACTTAACCCTCAAAGAAGAGCCCCAGTATCCCAAGTCCCTGTGGGATGCAGTTAATCGCATTAGGAAACATACAGCGCCTGACTCTGagaatgaggaggaggaagtgagtGAGCTGTGGGATCCAGAGAGTGTAGTGGAGGACTTGGATGTGATAGTGGGCATGCCTTCTGAGAGGATAGTTTTTGATGGAGCAGGGCAACAGGAAGTTTCAGCAGAAGGAAGTGTTGGGGATGTAGAGGTGGGACAAATCCAGGCGGATCCGTGCCACGAAGAGCCTTTACATGCTGAAGAAGACACACTGTCATGCAGCAGCACCTGCAGCCAAGGCTCTGGGGACACCGTTATTGTAGCAGATGAGGACGAGGTCGAGGAATCGCCACCTGATGCCGGGACGGAGAGCAAGGCTGAGGGGGAGCGATGTTTCTCTGCTAAAGTAAAAGATGAGAC